The region AGAAATGGCAGCATTGAGACTGCCTGAAATAATCTCCTGGTAAGAAGATGTTTGAGTCAGTTTTCACTTATACGGAATTTTTCTTGTCTAGATTGTTGCAGCCCATTGACACAGTGACTTTGTCCTGGAGGACCAAGGAGCAACCATGTAGATGCATGTTTGTTCTTTCACAAACGTGTTACCGTTCTTGTCCTTGTTTTCTGCCAGAGTGGTGATGACTcttcagaagaggaagagggtgAAGTAGACAGTGAAGTGGAGTTTCCTCGTAGACAAAGGTAAAAGGTGAATTCACTCTAATCTCTCTTTGGTGGGACAAAACTCAGGAGGAGAACTGTCATAGCATCTGCACACCACCACTGAAACTGTGGAAGGTGCTGGCAAAAGAACAGAATCACATTCAGTGTGTCCCATCTGCCCTCAGTGATCCTCCATGTTCACTCACTGTTTTCAGCCTGTTCTGAGATGTTTTCTCCAGCACCGCTTTTCTGCTGCAGGCTGTTTGTAGCACAACTTGATCACACTTGATAACATTATTCAGCCTATAAAAATAAGCTGCTGCATCTGTTTCACCAGAATTGGACTTACTGGATGTTGGGACCCTTTGTGAACTCTGTCAAATGTTGTTTATTAACtgttgctgcagcagggctgactCCAGCATCTTTGTAGTTTAATTCAAATAGGATTGAAGAGCTAGGTGACAAAACAGCAGATCAAATTTGGTAGTGTTGCCTATAACATGAGACTTGCGGGGGGCGTTCCTACCTAAGCATATGTAATAACGAGCTTGACAGTCCTGTGCTCAGGAAAGAGATCATGGCATTGGTGCAGTAGCTTTATGAAAGCAGCTGCTTGAAATGCAGAAGTGATCCAGTGGGCAAATAGGTTAAGGGTTTTtaggaaaggagcagagaagaaaataaaagcttgtcTGCTATTGTATACCTCCACAGCACACCTGCAGCTTGAATCCTAAATGCCACCTTCATTGCTCCAGCTCAAAGACCATGGTAAAATTTGAAAAGGTACTGAGAAGTGTGACAAGAATGGTTAGAGATGGTTTCCATAGAAAAAGAGATTACATCCATGAGAGGAGTGTTTATCTAGCAGGAGGAGAGGTGATACTGGAGGTGCATGAAATTGTAACTTATGTGGAGAAAATAGACAAGGAATGATTCCTCACATTCATGTTAGGGACACCTAGTGAAGCAAACAGGGggtttaaaatgaacaaaaggaAGTGCTTTTTCTatccaaaacattttcagatgtgGAGCTCATTGTCAAGGTATGCTGTGGAAATCAAAGCATAAACAAGTCGTGTTAAATTTATTGTGTATAGATCCATCAGTGGCTGTTAAGCACTGTCATCCAGGTTTGATCTTCAGCTCAGAAGTCTGATTTGCTGAATGGTACAAGCCAGGAAGGTATGCCAGGAGAAAGCAGACTCTGTCTGCTCACCCTGTTCTCATAGCTTTCGCAGATTATTTCCTCCTGCCTAGGGTTGGAGACAGAACACTGGGCTAGATGAGTTTTCTGACTCATACAGTTCTTGTGTGATTGTTGCTTCTTCTGTGATTTACTAACTTGGAAGACAAATTGCCTTTCCTGAATTCAATGTGATGACCTGTTATGGGTCTCCTGGCATGTTCAGTCAACTGATATTTTGTACCGTTACTGTTGAATCTTGGCATGAAGCAATGTCCATATTCAAGTAACTGTGAGCTTATTTTTTGAGCACACGTACCTAATTTCTAGCCTGGCTGGTGGGATTGCTGCCAGGTGATGCGGATATTCCCAGTTGAATTAGCTTGAACCCTACAGTACAGcctttctttaggaaaaaggactgttaaagaaaaatatgcttcaGGGCAGACCAGCTAATATGAACGTATAGCAGACAAGACCAAATAAGAACAGATGAATTTAAAGATGCAGATCTTGAACTAAATCATTCGAAAGGTGGTAGATTTCCATAGCTCCAAGATGTGAAAGGCAGCCCAACACTTTGAAAGCTTATGCTGCCAGCTTTGCAGATCAGTTATGACTCAGCTGGAGATGTGTTCTTAGGGTGGGAAGAGGCTCTGGGAGAGTTGATGAAAAGCCTTTTCTAGGAATAGGACCTGTTTTGCTCAAAGACATTTTTGGAAGGATGAAGTCATTAGCCCAGTGTGTAGAAGCAACTAGGCAGTATTGAGTGCACTGTGCCTGAGTGGTACCTGCTAGGGACAAACGGGATTGAGTGGCCTTGGCTGCCTGTTACAGTGAGTGAGCCCTATTCTTGTTGTGCTGAAGATGCCAGTTAAAGGTACAGGTGCAAAAATCTGCTCTGCATTGCATGCTTCAGAAAGGAACATGAGAGGTTTGCCAGGGGAACCTGAGTAAGGATGTAGCAGCCACTCTGCATTCACTGCACGACTAATGTTGTGAGGGTTTTCATTGTGATATATGTCTTGAAAAAAGGCTGCCCGGTACCCTTGCTACATGTCAGAAATAGAGTTCCTTATGTTTGAACTGTAATGCTGTGCTGGCTCACCAGCTCATTCTTTCTTTGTGCAGTGAGAGCATGCACAGAAACCTGTCCACTGAGAAGCTGTAACTTTTCTAGCTGGCAGTGGGCTCCTGGGGACAGGCTCACCCAGGTCTGAGTGGGCACCAGGAGTGGGGTCTGTTGAGGCCAGTTGTAGCAGGGTAGCCGAACACAGCACCCAGGaaattgcttttcctctgcaatCAGAGGCACTGTGATACAAGCTGAaataccaagctgagtggtgcatttgacatgccagaaggacgagatgtcatccaaagggacctggacaagctggagaggtgggcctgtgtgaacctcatgaggttcaacaaggccaagtgcaaggtcctgcacctgggatggggcagcccccgatatcaatacaggctgggggatgaagggattgagagcagccctgtggagaaggacttgggggtactggtggatgaaaagctggacatgagccaacaatgtgcgcttgcagcccagaaagccaaccatatcctgggctgcatcaaaagaagcgtggccagcaggtcgagggaggtgattctgcccctctactctactctggtgagaccccacctggagtactgcgtccagctctggagccctcagcacaagaaggacatggacctgttggaggaGGTCCAtaggagggccaccaaaatgatctgagggctggccacaaggccaggctgagagagttggggttgttcagcctggagaagagaaggctgcgaggagaccttattgcggcctttcagtacttaaagggggcctataggaaggatgggggcaatctttttagcaagtcctgttgtgacaggacaaggacaaatggatttaaactaaagaagaatagatttagactagatataaggaagaaattttttacaatgagggtggtgaggcactggaacaggttgcccagagaggtagcggaggccccatccctggaaacattgaaggtcaggttggatggggctctgagcaacctgatctagttaaagctgtccctgctcactgcaggggggttgggctagatgatctctaaaggtcccttccaacccaaagcattctatgattctactctgCTGGTTTGCAGACCTCACCGCTGCATTAGTAGCTGCCAGTCCTACTCAACCTTCAGCTCGGAGAACTTCTCTGTGTCAGATGGAGAGGAGGGGAACACAAGTGATCATTCGAACAGCCCGGATGAGCTGGCCACCAAGCTGGAAGATGAGCTGGCTGAGAAGCTGGAGGACATGTTGTCCCAGACTCCAGAGATCCCCATTGAAATCTCCACCCAGTCTGATGGGCTTTCAGACAAGGAGTGTGCTGTACGGAGAGTCAAGACTCAGATGTCTCTGGGCAAACTTTGTGCAGATGAACACAGCTGTGAGGTGAGTTGTAAGTTTAGCAATCCCCTCTTCCTTCtattgagtaaaaaaaaaaaagagttatggAAAGGAATCCAAGGGTCAGAAAGTTGGATGACTGCCTAGGAAATGCTGTGGTAGATGTACTACAGCAAAGCAACTGCTTAAATACCCAGTCTTTCTCATACTTGGCCAGATGAGTAGATGGGGGAAAGTAGCACAAACAAAGCTGATGATAATTTGCTGGTCAAGATGAGTGTGATGTTGGGAGGCCATAGGATTTGCAGTTGCATTAGGTGGGATAAAAAAATAGCACATAAAGTAGATAATGAAACAGAAGGGATTGTCTGTCTGCCTTGAACTTATCCGACTTGCTGATGAAGCTAGAAtgatttccttccttttactgTCTTTCAAGTGTTTGGGAGGGGTAGGGCAGAGCCTGCTGCACCACCTTCTCATAACTCTGTGTGTGATAGTGCTCTGACCAGATACTTTTCTGCTGTCCCCTTGTTGAGGGGAGACAAGCGACCTTTGGTATGGTGATTGTGTGTTGTTGCTATCTCCTGTGTGCTGCCAATCTCTCCTTCTCTGCTGGTGGTGGCCTTTGCCTGTCTGCTGTTACAGATTAGGATACTGTGGTTGATCTGCAGTGCAGGAATGCTGCTCACCTCTTCCCCtttacttttgctttgcagaacCCAGCACAGTTTGGAGAATCAGACTGTGACTCTTCTGAAGGGGAGTGTTCTGATGCCACGGTCAGGACCAATaagccctgcagctctgctacTTGGTAATACAGATCTCCCCCAAAGCTTCCTGATTTTGATTTCCCTGAGATTCCACTTCATTCCCCTTCATCACACTTTACAGGAAGAGAAGATGcttctccttcccaccccaggAGTGATTTGCAATAACCCGAATCTCTGGAAAACGtccaaatgaaattaattctcttTGAGCATTTCAATCAAGAATGGCAGGGATGTATTTTATTGAATAATCTAGTTACTGTAACAcggatatttatttttttgacattttaacaCTTTTTACTGTAAAGAGTGGATTGTATTTATAGACACACAGActtgttgcaaaaaaaaaaaaaaaaaaaatgttcagaaagcAAGCACATTAGAGAGAAACATCGTGGGAGTCCTGCCTGGACAGCTTTGTGTACAAACGTGGGGGGATTCTCTTGCTGCTTTCACAGGGGACCAGGCCTCATGGCCCTGAAGATTGGAGAATGGATCAAGGAAACTAAACCACTCAGTCTTATCAAATGAGGAAGCATAAAAAGACCTTACTATAGGGTAACCTGTGAACAAAGCGTATTCAGTATAACCAGCTGGGTCATTTTTAATCAGAAGGTGGACATGTTCCTGGAGAAAATTGGTACTGAGGTGCTAACATCCAGGGTCTTCTGAGTTGACACATCCCCAGGAATGTAAtagtgggttttattttaaggatttttagtttctttttttaatcagcatttTGTTGTGAGATCCTGCAAATGTATTCTAACCTCGTCCTCTCAAGAATTGGTATAAGAGCACTTCTTAACATCGTCCTTGCTTCACTCTGGCAGTGTCGATCTCCAGTTGAGCAGGGAAACCTCTTTCAGATGCAGTGTGCCATTTCCCAGTTTACTTCCTCCTCTTACCTCCTGTCTGTTTCAGTCAGTCAGAGAAATCAATCAAATCAGTGTTGGAAAAGCAAGAACTTGCAAACTGTGGAAAGCACATTCTGCAGAGCCTGAGGACTCTTCTGGGGAGGAAACTGGAGATGCCTGTACTGGACTTGGAGAAGCAGTCTCTCACCTACAGCAGCATCAATAACCAGCAGAGAGCTGTGTGTTGAGGGGGAAGACTGGGAATCACTGGCCTAGATAAGAGCATCAGCCCTGCTCTGTCTCCTTATTCACTGTACGTTCTTAAAAGCATTAACAGCTGCCTGCCCTTCATGTCAGGCTTTGTGCAAAACAGGTTGCACAGGGAATCTTGatggtggctgtggcacagctGTGTCTTGGGTGTACCCTGAGGCCTCTGTTTCTCCTTCAAGCTGAAACTCTGCAGGTGAAAGTGAGGATAGTACTGATATGTGACAGGCCAAGGCATTGGCAGATgagaaaaatttgttttctgatagAACTCATAGTGCCTTCCCTTCAAACACTACTCTTCTAAATCAATAtttaaagagaacaaaatgaTAGAGCACGTTTCCCCCCCACCTTAGCTGATGTCCCCCTGCAAGAGCTTTCGCTCTGCCCTTCCTAGTGTGCTGGCTGGCGCAGCTGTGCCACGTGTGCGTGGCGCATGGCCGCActgctgggtgctgctctgcACACTGGCACACCAGCCTGAGATGAACGGCAGGAATGGACCATGGACAGGtacttctgttgttttgtttgtttacattttatgttaaaatattgaTTTGAATTTAACTGTGGTAATTTATAGCCTCATggcaaaatgaaggaaaatgtctTACTTATACAGAGAGCAGTATTGTATGAGTTAAATTAtcccatatttttaaatttttgtagCTGGACTACACACAGATCTTAAGTTATgatgttattttattatttattatcattTCTGTCGATCAGAAGGTTGGCTTCACCGCTAGCACAATTGTAATCTGTTTGTGTGATGTTACCTTCTCCCTGGTCGCTGGGAGGGATGGGAGCAAAGCTGGTCTCAGCGGCTGTCAGTAGCTGCCGCCTCTCATGATTTCCAAGGATGCTGTTATTCTGGGGCAGAGAACCTGTCAAGGCTGGTCCAAGAGGGATGGATGCAGTCAGCTCCCTGGGCCCTGTGATACTCCTTGTGGTCACTGCTACAATTTCCTCATGTTGCCGGTAGAGTTGGCAGTCCCTGAGCTGGTGGGCAATGGTGATCAGGGAGCAAGTGGCTTTTGAATTGATCACAAAGTGAATAACCATCACAAGATCCTCTGGCAAGAGCATCCAACAGGACAAGCGGAGAGGAAGGCAATCGCTCTGGGCAGCGGGTATGAGATCGGGGTGGCCAGCAGCGGATCCACATGGTGGATCACCCGTGCAGGACCAGACGGGCtgctggagaggagagggagtgaCCGCtcacccctgcctgcagcagcaataCTCAGCTCTGGGTGGAGGCAGAATGTGGAGGGGAGTGAAGCTCTTTTCTGGCTTGTTTCttgtttcctctctcttcccatcCCGCATTCCTCCCAAATGTTCTCTGTCTGTCAgccagaggcaggaggaggtggcagggccAGAGGTGGCTTTGCTGTCATGGTGTGAGAGGGCTTTTGGTGCGGAAGAGGGGGTGCAGATGGTTACTCAGGAGGCTGGAGGCTGGGGTGCAGGCATTTAGCAGCGGAGAACTGTGTGCACATAACATATGCACACAAAGAGGAAGACCAAACTATTGCATGAAGAGGTTGAGAACTACTATCAAATGTCCCCCCCAGAGGATGCCAAGCCTTATGCCCCTGGAGAGACCCTGCTGCTCAGATCTGGCAGGCTTGCTGAGCTCCAACAGGCAGGGCTGTTCACTGCCTGCGGGCAGCGTGACGTCAAACCAGCCCATGGCCTTGTGGTGCCCGCTGCCTGTGGGCAGTGCCGGTGTCTTAGGGCAGCCCTACAGCAACAGGCCcaaagcagagctgcctccGGCTCGGGCCTGTTGAAGTCTCCATGCAGGGACTTCAGTCTGTAATGATTGAGTCCCTAACAAAAAGATCCCAGAGGGGTTTTTGGTAGCTGTGGTCTGCTTAGAGCTCCTCCACCATGTGATGATGCTCTCTGGGCTTGCGGAGAAGCATAGAAGCTTTGATGTGTGGGATTTTGGGACCCTTTTGGGCCAGCTGTCCTGGGTGTGTGCCGATTCCTCCCCATCCTTCACCAGGGACATGCTGGCCCATTCTGCAGCCTGGAAGAACAGAGCTGAACCCTTCAGGTTGTCTGCTGCCACACTTGGCTCCAGTTTCTTTACACGCCCGAGTCATTGCACTGTTACAGTCCAGCATTGCTCCTCATAACTGCTACCTACTATGCAGCGTCCCTCTGGGACTGCCACTAGGGCTGCCCCCCTTGCCTAAACACGTAACCTTGTACCCGTGGAGACGTAATCCCAGCCTCCCCCTGCACCTACATCTCATGCCCTTGgctgtgtgcaggcaggggtggctCAGCAGCCCCCTGCATTCCTGGGATGGTTGCTGTCAGTTCTGCAGGGGGTTATATAGGCATTTTCCTTAGTGAAACCTACCCAGAACTGCACATAGACGCAGTCTCCACGTTGCTCTATGGGCACCTCTGCTGTGGTTCCTCGCACTTTCTCTCCTAGCAGGGTATGGGGCTGAGGTGTAAATTGGCCTGCTTCCTCCTCGCAGTAACACCACGTTTGCAGGACAGAAGTAAACCGTGGGTTCCCTTTTCAGCACCCTGACTACCCTGATCCAGTTCTCATGGCTGCTGACAGCTCCTGAACACTAGCCTAGATTTTCTCCCAGAGCTGAATGTTGCCTTCCCCACTGTCGTGTTAAGTAACCATTTCATCTTGGCCCTGTCCAGTAGTGTTcatctctctcctccctgctctgcgGATTCCTGATacaaacttgattttttttgtattgaacAGTGTACAGTGATGGAAACAAGAATGACTATCAAAGCAAACAATGCATGGAATAAAAAGCCAGTGTACTTCAACGCTTCTTGGGCTGGTCTGGTGATCTGGGAATGGTTTCTCATGTACTTTGGGATTATGTCATGAAGCCTTTTAATAACTAACATGATGTTAGCAAGCAGTTTGTTTGTTACCTGTCTCTGAACGCAGCTGAACCGGAACTACTGGGAGCTCCAACTAGCAGGGCACAGGCTTGGTTGGGCACATGTAGCCTACCAGGCACCCAGGTGTCTCTGAGCATTGGCTTTTGCTCTTGTCAAATGAGTGATTTTTGCAATGTGAGCTGGGGTACTGAATCTGCAACCATGACTTCTCATCCTGGGAGCCTTGCTTCCCCACTCAGTTCCAACCCTGCTGGTGGGGAAGGTGCTAAAACAGATAAAGCATTTACTCTGTCAGCTTCCTGAGTGCTCTGGGGTCTCCCATCTGCCCTCTTCCATGCCAGAAAGTTTACTTTATCCTCCAAGTGGAGGGCAAAGTCATGGAGAGTAGAGCAAGGAGGTGCAAATACCAAAAACCCAGGAGCACAGTATCATCCCTGGGGGCTACTGTTCTCCAGCAACTGGGACAGAGCCTACCTGTTTATTTGGGAAACCTAGTTATACATGAGCAAATGTGTAGGTTTGAAGGTGCTTCTCAAGGACAAATCACTGCCAGCCAGGCAcaggcattctttttttttttttttttttttcccctttagtcTTTGTAGGGAGTAGCAGCCACTGACCTCAGAAGCAATCTTGTGTGTTCTGACATAAAATGATATGTACAGGCAGCTCACAGCTGGTCCCAAATCCCAAACAATTTTGCTGCAGGGTGCGCTTACTTCTGAATGACAGTCTTCTACAGCTGTGCAAGCTCTCCTACAGAAGGTACAGGGACCCTGAAACATCAGCACTTTTTTCTCAACTTGGTACTTGTACTACTGCACCTGACAGCTCAGAAGTGCATGGTTCATCATTTCAggccaaaaataaataagtatcGGTTTGGAGAGGGCAGGGAAACACTTGATGCTAGACTGGTGGTGAAAAATAGCCAAGGCTTTTGCTGTTCTAGCTCAACACAGCTCCGCATGCTGTGGACTCCTCAGTACCAAGGGATGAGGCTGGGCAGAAAACCAGCCTGGCTTGCtctcagagcaggcagcagcccagtCACGCCATCGAGACTAGCTGGGCTTACAAAGCTGGACTTGGTGGGAAGCATGGGAGCCCAAGGGAAGCCTGTGACTTGGGCTGGTAGGGAGACTGTGGGGAGTGTGGTGCCCCTGTGTTCAAGAGCTGGGAGGGACTAAGGGGTTCTGATTTGCCTTCCTCATGGGATGCTAATACTcctgatttcccccccccccccccccccccccgctaaTACATTTGCAGTGGGCTGGCAACACCCTTGGGCACAGTGGAGACACAGGCTGATTTAAAGGAAACAGGCAAATTAATGAAAGTGTTCACAAAGCCCCTGTATAGCGCTCTCCGTGCAGATACATGCACAgctaaatattcattaaaaataagaaccTTACACCTCCTCTTAGATGAGAAGAATGATTAAAAACTTCAATTGTCCTTGGTCCACAGTGGCACAGAGCATGCAGAATATAACCCACAGGAACAGAGACCTGCAGCTTTTGCAAGGCCATCCCCCAACATCTGGGGCACCTGAGCCATCACAAGCTCTTTTTGCCATTGAGTAACTGAGCATGCTTGTCTTCATCCAGCTTCAAGTGCttcttgctgtatttcttgATGAGGGTCCCTGGTATCAATGCTGCCACAGCCATTGCAAGCAGTTTGAGCAGCGTGTCCCAGGAGAAAATGGCATCCAAAGAGGTGATTTGTGACAGAATGGCTCCTGTCTGCACGCAGATGAAATTATATGGTGTAAGACCTGAAAGAATCAGAGCAGAAAAGAGCCTGTTAGCATCCCCACCTCTGTAAAATTAGCTCAAATATGCCCTTGCCCAAGGCCAGATGCAGGGGTCTGTGTTTGTAACAGAAAGAATGGGGTGTGATTCAAAACTTTGCTACATTGGTGATGCACAAAAGTTTGCAAAATGCTCCGAGACCTCTGAGTATAAGGGCAGCACAAAGGCAAACAGTTAAATGGAAGAGTCACAGCTACGACCCTGCCGCTCTGCCTTGCCCAGCTCAGCATACTACCCAAGGCTTGGTGATGAGGAGAGAGGCAATGTCACACTGCCCCCTCAGACAGTCTCCCCAGGCCTTACCGATAAGAACAGATAAGAAGAACTGGGACACAGGGATGTTTAAAATGGGAGCCGAGAGATTCAGAAACCAGTTTGGTGTCATGGGGAACAACCTCAGgaataacaagaagaaaaataagcagctcCTGTTCTCTTCTACCTGCCAAGAGAAATGttccaaattatttctgctcttcagaCAGCTGTAACATCTGGATGTCCACGATACTGAAGTGAATTTAAGTTTTCTTCTAACATGCCGCAACATAACATCAGTCCAGAACTGATCAAAAGCGGCAACTTTATGTATGTATGGGAGCCTAATGGCGAGCCAGCCCCTTCCATGCAAGCCCTGAAAATGGGATCTAACCTGAATGAGAGACTGGAAAGTCAACAGAACTACCTCCATCTGTACAATGCGGCACAGGATGGGTGAAGGCAGTTCTGGAGCACAGGGGCTTGCTTCCCAATCAATCCATTACCTTACTTCTGATTCTCCTTGGGATCTAGGATTTTCCGTGCACCCCCTCAAGCAAGCAGGCTTGCTCCCAAAAGAGCAGTGTGCTCCTAGATTGTGTCAGAGGAAGCCCTTAACTGACCTGACGCATCCCCTGCGcctattcatttttttactgAGTCAACCCAAAAGGCAGCCTCACCCAGGGGGCATTCTGGGTGTCTGCAGAACCATGGCTGCTTACCTTTCTTTGCAGCAGAGCCACTTTATCAGGAAAGTAGTAGACGACGAACTGCTTCCCGAACGTGCCAGAGAGCAGGTAGCAGAAGGTCGCTCCCACAGACGTTAGGGCCgagcacagcaccagcccagTCCACGGCCCAAAGAGTGCTCCAGCCAGAACGTTCTGCCAGGGCACAACACCGAGTGAGAGCCCGGGGACACGCACGCGTGTCCCCTCAGCCTGGCTGCCCTCAGCCTGGCTGCCCTCAGCCTGGCTGCCCTCAGCCTGGCTGCCCTCAGCCTGGCTGCCCTCAGCCTGGCTGCCCTCAGCCTGGCTGCCCTCAGCCTGGCTGCCCTCAGCCTCGGTcgctccagcttctccagggcATCGGGCAGAGCCGTCTCCTTCCGGCAGAGCCCTGACGCACCCGGCAAGGCACCGACCTCGCACCTTGCCCCAGCAGGCAGCGCCTGGTCCGGAACTGGGGGCAAAGGGCCCCTCGGAAGGGGTTCGCACCAGCTCCCGCCCTGCATcctccccggcccggcccggcccggctcggccccgccgccgccctcccgccgggCGGCCGTACCAGGAGGCTGGAGCCGGGGATGGCGAAACTCTGCTTGTAGAGGTAGGCGGCGCAGAAGAGGGCCAGCGCCGCGCCCCGGTGCTGCCGCTCGTAGTCCCGCAGCGCCTCGGCCAGCTCCCGCAGCTCCTCCAGGTCCGACGGGAACCGCAGcggcctggggagggggggaaggacACGGGGAGACCCGGAGCACCggcccgcctcgccccgcccccgccccctcGCCCGCACCCACCTGCGCGCCTGCCCCGCGCTCAGCCGGGCCGACAGCAGCCAGAGTGCGGCCGTGGCGGCCGcgaagagcagcagcagcccggcCAGCCGCCGCCACATCCCGCGAtggggcccgccgccgccggcccgcccccgccccaggcggagcggggcggggcggggcgggggagcggggacgcgcaggcgcggggcggggccgagccgcgccccggcggggccgccgctgccccgggcaCGGAGGCGGCTCGGCCGCGGAAGCGTGCGCTGAGAACACGCAACGCCATCGGTTTTTTTGTCACTTCTGCAGCCCCGTTTATAACGCTCTGCGTTGACAAGAGGGCCCCACCACGCTGGCGGCTCGGTTTCCAGAAAAGGCGCCTGGGAACCTGCAGTTGCGTCCCCACGTGGCTGTGAAAATGTCCGCCACGGTCACCCGTAACATTCCGAAATAACACATGCGGGTCTTAGctcctgctccaacatgggATGGGCTTGAAGGTTTTTCTGATGTTCTCCATCAGGACAAGGTCGTATCTGCACAGCTGTGGTCTGCGTAAAACCAGCATGAGCCAAAAGTGAAAAATCAGCCTTTCTTGCATCATCCATCCCCTAGGCAAGTCTCCCAGAGTGCTGCAGGCTTATGTAAAATAAGTCACATTCTGAAGACAACTGGCTTGAAGTCCACCTCGCTTTAGGGGGACTTCAAGTTTTAGCAAGGTCAGGGATGCCTTGAGcatattttcattctgttctacgtcattttttgctttgcctCATGGAAAAACGAAAAGGCAAGCAAAGTGAGGTACTGGCTAGAGTTCACAGTTCCCTTTAAGCCAATCTACACTTGCATGGCCACCAAATGGGTGGTCCTTCCATCTCCCCTTGCCCACCTGCGTGTTCCTGTCGATTCCCTGGTGTCAGCATTAGGGATTGTGCTGCCGCTCTGAGCTGAGACCAGGCATTGATCTGGCTTGGGACTAGCCCAGCCGAAAAACAAGAAGTACTTAGGCTTTCACCTGGGGTCACATGAGCATCCGCCCTGGCatagggaaggagagagggcaGCACATCCCTC is a window of Pelecanus crispus isolate bPelCri1 chromosome 9, bPelCri1.pri, whole genome shotgun sequence DNA encoding:
- the TMEM41A gene encoding transmembrane protein 41A, which translates into the protein MWRRLAGLLLLFAAATAALWLLSARLSAGQARRPLRFPSDLEELRELAEALRDYERQHRGAALALFCAAYLYKQSFAIPGSSLLNVLAGALFGPWTGLVLCSALTSVGATFCYLLSGTFGKQFVVYYFPDKVALLQRKVEENRSCLFFFLLFLRLFPMTPNWFLNLSAPILNIPVSQFFLSVLIGLTPYNFICVQTGAILSQITSLDAIFSWDTLLKLLAMAVAALIPGTLIKKYSKKHLKLDEDKHAQLLNGKKSL